One Ricinus communis isolate WT05 ecotype wild-type chromosome 1, ASM1957865v1, whole genome shotgun sequence DNA window includes the following coding sequences:
- the LOC8285847 gene encoding LOW QUALITY PROTEIN: laccase-15 (The sequence of the model RefSeq protein was modified relative to this genomic sequence to represent the inferred CDS: inserted 1 base in 1 codon) produces MVSIKVHLKFRSDQMGPKKMGLLLDFILVFMSFIGLLPSTVEGKVHYYDFVLEDKNFTKLCSTKSALVVNGSIPGPVVYVNKGDTMFVNVHNEGGYKVTLHWHGVKQPRNPWSDGPEYITQCGIQPGTNFTYEVIFSDEVGTLWWHAHSDWTRNTVHGAIVIHPEEGTSYPYPTPDGEEVLVLGSWYTYDVNLVVAEDLLTGADLPASDAYTINGEPGDFCNCSKETTYRWQVEYGKTYLLRLVNAIMNTEVFFAIAGHNVTVVGRDAAYLKPFVTSYIMIGPGQTMDILLTTDQSPGQYYIAARQLYTDKSIYTDYDKVNVTAILEYKGNYSYPTSPSFPYDTLPSYTDIDAGVAFRNKLRSLYNQDXPKNITTRMYITASQNLIVLNQSDGGVAVTLAASLNNVSFVNPKTDVLRAYYYNISGFFTDDFPDMPPTFYDFVADDLLVNSTESMLATKVKVLEYGEEVEMIFQNANVLNASEDHPMHLHGHSFYAVGAGPGNFDFGEDPKKYNLVDPPYVNTATLPKVGWLAVRFRALNPGVWLWHCHLDRHLTWGMDTVIIVKNGGTPETSIREPPPYMPTCDDAPALKLFKADFPSEDMQER; encoded by the exons ATGGTTTCCATCAAAGTCCATTTGAAGTTTAGAAGTGACCAAATGGGACCGAAGAAGATGGGTTTGCTTCTGGATTTTATACTTGTTTTTATGAGTTTCATTGGGTTGCTTCCTTCCACCGTTGAAGGAAAGGTTCACTACTATGATTTTGTT TTGgaagataaaaattttaccaaGTTATGTAGCACCAAGTCTGCTTTGGTCGTCAATGGCAGCATTCCAGGGCCAGTGGTTTATGTTAACAAGGGTGACACCATGTTCGTTAATGTACATAACGAAGGAGGTTATAAAGTTACCCTTCACTG GCATGGAGTGAAGCAACCGAGAAATCCATGGTCTGATGGCCCGGAGTACATCACACAATGTGGAATTCAACCGGGTACAAACTTCACTTATGAGGTGATATTTTCTGATGAGGTAGGGACCCTCTGGTGGCATGCCCACAGTGATTGGACAAGAAATACTGTTCACGGAGCCATCGTCATTCACCCTGAAGAAGGAACTTCATATCCTTATCCCACTCCTGATGGTGAAGAAGTTCTTGTTTTAG GATCATGGTATACTTATGATGTGAATTTAGTGGTTGCAGAAGACCTTCTAACTGGGGCAGATTTACCTGCATCAGATGCCTATACCATAAACGGTGAACCAGGCGACTTTTGTAATTGCTCTAAAG AAACAACATATCGTTGGCAAGTTGAGTATGGAAAGACCTATCTTCTTCGATTAGTTAATGCAATCATGAACACAGAAGTATTCTTTGCTATTGCTGGACACAACGTCACAGTCGTGGGAAGAGATGCAGCATACCTAAAACCATTTGTCACGAGCTATATTATGATAGGTCCTGGACAAACCATGGACATTTTGTTGACAACAGACCAGTCTCCTGGCCAGTATTACATTGCTGCCAGACAATTATACACAGACAAATCAATTTATACTGACTATGACAAAGTAAATGTTACCGCGATTCTTGAGTATAAAGGCAACTACAGCTATCCAACTTCCCCTTCTTTCCCATACGACACCCTTCCTTCTTATACAGATATTGATGCTGGAGTAGCATTTAGAAACAAATTAAGGAGTCTTTATAATCAAG GTCCCAAAAACATCACAACCCGGATGTACATTACAGCATCTCAAAACTTAATTGTTCTGAATCAATCAGACGGTGGAGTTGCTGTCACTCTTGCAGCAAGCTTAAATAATGTGTCTTTTGTGAATCCCAAAACGGACGTGCTTCGAGCTTATTACTA cAACATCAGTGGTTTCTTCACGGACGATTTCCCAGACATGCCGCCTACATTCTATGATTTTGTTGCAGAtgatttattagttaattctACAGAGTCAATGTTGGCAACCAAAGTGAAGGTGCTTGAATATGGAGAAGAAGTGGAGATGATATTTCAAAACGCTAACGTTTTGAATGCATCTGAGGATCATCCAATGCATCTTCACGGGCACAGTTTTTATGCGGTAGGAGCAGGACCTGGCAATTTTGATTTCGGAGAGGATcctaaaaaatacaatttggTTGATCCACCTTATGTAAACACTGCTACACTTCCAAAGGTTGGATGGCTTGCAGTTAGGTTCAGAGCACTAAATCCTG GAGTTTGGCTATGGCATTGTCACTTAGATCGTCATCTAACTTGGGGAATGGACACAGTGATTATAGTCAAGAATGGGGGCACTCCTGAGACATCTATCCGGGAACCACCACCATATATGCCTACTTGCGATGATGCACCAGCGCTTAAACTTTTCAAAGCAGATTTTCCATCTGAAGACATGCAAGAGAGATAG
- the LOC125370355 gene encoding putative laccase-9 has translation MVSIKVHLKFRSDQMGPKKMGLLLDFILVFMSFIGLLPSTVEGKVHYYDFVLEDKNFTKLCSTKSALVVNGSIPGPVVYVNKGDTMFVNVHNEGGYKVTLHWHGVKQPRNPWSDGPEYITQCGIQPGTNFTYEVIFSDEVGTLWWHAHSDWTRNTVHGAIVIHPEEGTSYPYPTPDGEEVLVLGSWYTYDVNLVVAEDLLTGADLPASDAYTINGEPGDFCNCSKETTYRWQVEYGKTYLLRLVNAIMNTEVFFAIAGHNVTVVGRDAAYLKPFVTSYIMIGPGQTMDILLTTDQSPGQYYIAARQLYTDKSIYTDYDKVNVTAILEYKGNYSYPTSPSFPYDTLPSYTDIDAGVAFRNKLRSLYNQDVPKNITTRMYITASQNLIVLNQSDGGVAVTLAASLNNVSFVNPKTDVLRAYYYNISGFFTDDFPDMPPTFYDFVADDFLVNSTESVLGTKVKVLEYGEEVEMIFQNSNILNASEDHPMHLHGYSFYVVGAGPGNFDFEEDPEKYNLVDPPYVNTATLPKVGWLSVRFRALNPGVWLWHCHLDRHLSWGMDTVIIVKDGGTPETCIRKPPPNMPICDDAPALGLSRADSSSEDLQQKYENTYT, from the exons ATGGTTTCCATCAAAGTCCATTTGAAGTTTAGAAGTGACCAAATGGGACCGAAGAAGATGGGTTTGCTTCTGGATTTTATACTTGTTTTTATGAGTTTCATTGGGTTGCTTCCTTCCACCGTTGAAGGAAAGGTTCACTACTATGATTTTGTT TTGgaagataaaaattttaccaaGTTATGTAGCACCAAGTCTGCTTTGGTCGTCAATGGCAGCATTCCAGGGCCAGTGGTTTATGTTAACAAGGGTGACACCATGTTCGTTAATGTACATAACGAAGGAGGTTATAAAGTTACCCTTCACTG GCATGGAGTGAAGCAACCGAGAAATCCATGGTCTGATGGCCCGGAGTACATCACACAATGTGGAATTCAACCGGGTACAAACTTCACTTATGAGGTGATATTTTCTGATGAGGTAGGGACCCTCTGGTGGCATGCCCACAGTGATTGGACAAGAAATACTGTTCACGGAGCCATCGTCATTCACCCTGAAGAAGGAACTTCATATCCTTATCCCACTCCTGATGGTGAAGAAGTTCTTGTTTTAG GATCATGGTATACTTATGATGTGAATTTAGTGGTTGCAGAAGACCTTCTAACTGGGGCAGATTTACCTGCATCAGATGCCTATACCATAAACGGTGAACCAGGCGACTTTTGTAATTGCTCTAAAG AAACAACATATCGTTGGCAAGTTGAGTATGGAAAGACCTATCTTCTTCGATTAGTTAATGCAATCATGAACACAGAAGTATTCTTTGCTATTGCTGGACACAACGTCACAGTCGTGGGAAGAGATGCAGCATACCTAAAACCATTTGTCACGAGCTATATTATGATAGGTCCTGGACAAACCATGGACATTTTGTTGACAACAGACCAGTCTCCTGGCCAGTATTACATTGCTGCCAGACAATTATACACAGACAAATCAATTTATACTGACTATGACAAAGTAAATGTTACCGCGATTCTTGAGTATAAAGGCAACTACAGCTATCCAACTTCCCCTTCTTTCCCATACGACACCCTTCCTTCTTATACAGATATTGATGCTGGAGTAGCATTTAGAAACAAATTAAGGAGTCTTTATAATCAAGACGTCCCAAAAAACATCACAACCCGGATGTACATTACAGCATCTCAAAACTTAATTGTTCTGAATCAATCAGACGGTGGAGTTGCTGTCACTCTTGCAGCAAGCTTAAATAATGTGTCTTTTGTGAATCCCAAAACGGACGTGCTTCGAGCTTATTACTA cAACATCAGTGGTTTCTTCACGGACGATTTCCCAGACATGCCGCCTACATTCTATGATTTTGTTGCAGAtgattttttagttaattcgACAGAGTCAGTGTTGGGTACCAAAGTGAAGGTGCTTGAATATGGAGAAGAAGTGGAAATGatctttcaaaattctaatattttgaaCGCATCCGAGGATCATCCAATGCATCTTCATGGATATAGTTTTTATGTGGTAGGAGCAGGACCTGGAAATTTTGATTTCGAAGAGGATCCTGAAAAGTACAATTTGGTTGATCCACCATATGTAAACACTGCTACACTTCCAAAGGTCGGATGGCTTTCAGTTAGATTCAGAGCACTAAATCCTG GAGTTTGGCTATGGCACTGTCACTTAGATCGTCATCTAAGTTGGGGAATGGACACAGTGATTATAGTAAAAGATGGTGGCACTCCTGAGACATGTATCCGCAAACCACCACCAAATATGCCTATCTGTGATGATGCACCAGCGCTTGGACTTTCCAGAGCAGATTCTTCATCTGAAGACCTGCAACAGAAATACGAGAATACGTATACCTAG